Within the Natranaeroarchaeum sulfidigenes genome, the region GGTGATGTGGTTCTCACCCGACATCAGTCTGCCACCTCCTCGACGTCGTCGGCTGCAAGCACGTCCGACGGTCCGTCGTCCAGGAACCGTCGGGCATCGGTAACTTCACCCTCTACCGCCGCGGCGGCGACCATCGCAGGGCTCATGAGGACGGTCCGCCCGTCCTTGTCTCCCTGCCGGCCGATGAAGTTCCGGTTCGAGGAGGACGCACAGACCTCGTCGGCACCGAGTTTGTCGTCGTTCATCGCCAGACACATCGAACAGCCAGCACGTCGCCATTCCCAGCCAGCCTCGATGAACGTCTGGTCGATACCGCGGGCCTCACACTCCTTGCGGACGGTCTCCGATCCGGGAACCGCGAGCGCCCAGACGTCGTCGGGGACCTGCTGGCCCTCGATGATGTCGGCAGCGACTTCGAAGTCCGAGACTCGACCGTTCGTACAGGTGCCAAGGAAGGCGACATCGACGTCGTAGCCGAGCATCGAGTCGCCCGGCGACAGCTCCATGTGATCGAGCGCCTGTTCGGCGGCCTCCTGTTCTGTCTGGGTGGGAAGATCCGAGGGAGCCGGGATCGGCTCGGATACCTCGATGACCTGTCCGGGGTTGATCCCCCAGGTCACGAGGGGGTCGATGTCGTCGACGTTGATCGTCACGACGTCGTCGTATTCGGCGTCGGCGTCGCTTTTGATCGACTCCCAGTATTCGACGAGTTCGTCGAAGGCCTCGCCCTCGGGGACGTACTCGCGACCGCGCAGGTACTCGTAGGTGGTTTCGTCGGGGTTGATATAGCCCGCTCGCGCGCCGCCCTCGATCGACATGTTACAGATCGCCAGGCGGCCTTCCATATCGAGCTCCTCGATCGCCGGGCCGCCGTACTCGTAGACGTGACCGACCCCGCCGTCAACGCCCAGCTCCTGGATGATCTTCAGGATGATGTCCTTGGCGTAGACGCCCTCGCCGAGACTCCCCTCGATCTCGATACGGCGGACTTTCTGCTTGTCGGCGGCGATACAGCCAGTCGCGAGCACGTCGCGGATCTGGCTGGTTCCGATTCCCACGCCGATCGAGCCAAAGGCACCGTGAGTCGCCGTGTGGCTGTCACCACAGGCGACAGTCATCCCGGGCTGGCTCAGCCCCAGTTCGGGCGCGACGACGTGCGTGATTCCCTGCTTGCCCGATTCGAAGTCGAAGAAAGTGATGCCGTTCTCGCCCGTGTTGGTCTCCAGGGCATCGAGCATCTCCTCGGACTTCTCGTCTTCAAGGGGTCGTTTTCGCTTTTCCTCCTGAGTCGGGACGATGTGGTCTGTCGTCGCGAACGTCCGCTCGGGGTACGCGACGTTCAGGTCGCGTTCGCGCAGCATGCCGAAGGCCTGTGGGCTCGTCACCTCGTGGACGAGATGCAGGCCGATGAACAGCTGATCCTGTCCGTTCGGCAGCTCCGTTACCTTGTGGTTCTCCCATACCTTGTCGTACAGCGTTCCATCACTCATTATATACTCCCTCGTCGTGTGTGACTACGTCAGCCTGCCGGTCTCCGCCGCGCTCGAAGGCGGGGGCTGCCCCCTCGCCATGGGGCGGGACGTGATCGACGTCCGCCATCTGTCCGTCGCTCGTCTCGTCCGATTCTGGAGACCCGCCGTCGGTAACGACTGTCGGGCCGCGCTCGAACGAGCGGGCCGCGCTGGCGTCCCCGAACGGGTGGGTGTGATCGACGTCTTGCATGCTGTCAGTCATCTGCTGGCACTTCCTCCCGCTGTTCTTCCCACGCGAACAGTTCGCGCAGACGGCCGCCGACGTCCTCGATCTCGTGTCCCTCCTCGGCGGCGCGCAGCTGTTTGTAGCTCGGTCGGTTCGTCTGGTTCTCGGTGATCCACTCGCGGGCGAACTCGCCGTTCTGTACCTCTTCGAGTACCTGCTCCATCCCCTCGCGGGCGTACTCGTCGTCGACGACGTACTCGCCGCGGGTTATTCCGCCGTACTCGGCGGTGTCCGAGACGGAGTTCCACATGCCCATCAGCCCGTCCTCGTAGATCAGGTCGACGATGAGCTTCATCTCGTTCATGCACTCGAAGTAGGCCATCTCCGGGGAGTAGCCCGCATCGACGAGCGTCTCGTAGCCCATCTTCATCAGCTCCGTGACGCCGCCACAGAGAACGGCCTGCTCGCCGAACAGGTCGGTTTCGACCTCCTCCTGGAACGTCGTCTCGATGACGCCCGCACGGGTACAGCCGATCGCTTCCGCGTAGGCCAGCGACTGTTCTTTGGCATCGCCGGTCGCGTCCTGATACACCGCGATCAGACCCGGAACACCCTCGCCGCGCTGATAGGTGCGGCGCACGAGATGGCCGGGGGACTTCGGAGCGACCATCGTCACGTCGACGTCCTCCGGCGGGCGGATCTGGCCGTAGTGGATGTTGAATCCGTGAGCGAACTGCAAGGTATCTCCGGCCTCCAGTCCATCGGCTATCGCCTCGTAGACTGCGGGCTGGATCGTGTCGGGCACGAGCATCTGCACGATGTCGGCCTCGGCGGCGGCGACATCGGGCGTCTCGACGCGCAACCCCTCGCTTTCGGCCTCGGGCCACGAGGACGAATCCTCGCGCAGGCCAACGATCACGTCGACGCCGCTGTCGTTCAGGTTGAGCGCGTGTGCGTGGCCCTGGCTCCCGTAGCCGAGAACGGCGACCGTCTTGTCTTCGATATACGTGCTATCCGCGTCTTCGTCTCGATATACTGTCGTGGTAAATTCGTCTGCCATAGGTCTCTCAGTGTTTAGTCGTCGGCCGGCACTTCTTTGCTTTCCGGTTCTGCGATCTGCGGTCCGTTGGGCGCGGTCCGTTCTGCGCCGCGGGTCAGCGCGGCCGTTCCGGTCCGGACGATCTCGACGATCCCGAACCGCTCGAACGCGTCGATCGCGGCGTCAATCTTTTGCTCGCTTCCCGTGATCTCGACGGTGACGGTCTCCTGCCCTGCGTCGACCGCCTGCCCGCCGTACATCTCCGCCAGGGACTGGACCTGATCGGGATGGGTCCCATCGACCTTGATCAGGGCCAGATCCCGCCGCGTCGCGTCGGCCGGCAGCTCGGTCACGGAGACGACAGGCACAAGCTTCTGTAGCTGTTTTTTGGCCTGCTCGATGCCCGGATCCGGCTCCTCGATGACGAGCGTGATTCGGGCGCGGTTCTCGTCGGTCGTCGCGCCGACGGTCAGGCTCTCGATGTTGAACTGGCGCCGGCTGAACAGCGAGGCGACGTTCGCGAGTACGCCGGGTTCGTGAGCGACCAGCGCGGAGAGGACGACCTGCCGGGTGTCCGGTTCGGCCTCTGCGTCGGGGTCGATCCGGATTCCCTGCGGGTTGCGTCTTCGTGACGTCTCCGGTCGTTCGCTCGGATGCGGTCCCTCCAGTGCCTTGGAATCGATGTCGTCGCTCATTGTCAGATGTCGTCCAGCTGGCTTGCGTTCAGTGCGAACTTCCCGTTGTTTCCACCGCTTGGGACCATCGGGTAGACGTTCGCCTGTGGGTCGATGCGGAAGTCAATGACACTCGGGCCGTCGTACTCCATTGCGGCCTCGACGGCGTCTGCGACCTCGTCGTAGTTCTCGACTGCCTCGCCGTGGGCGCCGAACGCCTCGGCGAGCTTGTCGAATTCGGGACACCAGCCGTACTCCGAGGCGGCGTGACGCCCCTCGAAGAAGGCGTCCTGCCACTGGCGAACCATCCCGATGTACTCGTTGTTCAACACGGCGACGGTGATGTCCATGTTCTCGCGGACGGCGACAGAGAGCTCCTGCATCGTCATCAGGAACGAGCCATCGCCCTCGAAACAGATGACCTCCTGGTCATCGTCGGCCGCGACGCGTGCGCCGATCGCCGCGGGCAGGCCGTAGCCCATCGTTCCCAGACCGTTCGAGCTGACGAACGTGCGCGGTTCCAGCCAGTCCCAGTACTGCCAGGCCCACATCTGGTGCTGGCCGACACCGGTAGTGACGATCGCACGATCGCTCGTGGCCTCGTCCAGCGCCTCGACGACGAACTCCGGCTGGAGCGCGCGGTCCTCGGGGACCGGGTAATCCATCGGATACTCCGCTTTCCACGTCTGGCACTGCTCGCGCCACTCGTCCGCGTCGGGCGCGTGCTCGATCTCGTCGTCGAGCTGCTCGATAACCGTCCCCGCGTCGCCGATCAGCGGGTAGTCGGCATGGACGTTCTTGCTGATCTCGGCGGGATCGATATCGACGTGAACGACCTCGGCCTCGGGGGCGAACGTCTCGATGCCGCCGGTCAGCCGATCGTCGAAGCGCGTCCCGATACCGATCAGCAGGCTGGAATGGTGCATCGCCATGTTGGCGAAGCCGGTGCCGTGCATTCCGCCGCCCGCCATCGAGAGCTCGTGGTCCTCCGGGAACGCGCCGGTGCCCGGCATCGTCGTGACGACCGGGATCTCGTACTCCGTCGCGAACTCGTACAGTTCCTCGGAGGCCTCGCTCCGGATGACACCCCCGCCCGCGAGGATCGTGGGCCGTTCCGCAGCTTCGATCGCGCGTGCGGCTTCCGCGATACTGTCCGGCTCGGCGTGCTCGGTGTACTCGTATGTGTCCGGAACCGTCGCTTCGCCCGGTTCGGCGTCGGTCTCGCCCAGCGTGATATCCTTGGGCAGGTCGACCAGGGTCGGACCGGGTCGTCCCTCACGGGAGAGCGCGAGCGCGGAGCCGACATCGTCGCCGACCGTATCGGAGTCGTCCGCAAAGATGTTGTGTTTCGTGATCGGATCGGTCACGCCGGTCGTATCCGTCTCCTGGAAGGCGTCGTTACCGACGAAGTTCG harbors:
- the ilvB gene encoding biosynthetic-type acetolactate synthase large subunit; its protein translation is MSEPAHAAEIPEDGEDAKADQQPVTTGAEAVVRALENDGVEHLFGVQGGAIMPVYDALYSSEQLTHVTMAHEQGAAHAADAYGVVANDPGVCLATSGPGATNLITGIADASMDSDPFVALTGQVPTNFVGNDAFQETDTTGVTDPITKHNIFADDSDTVGDDVGSALALSREGRPGPTLVDLPKDITLGETDAEPGEATVPDTYEYTEHAEPDSIAEAARAIEAAERPTILAGGGVIRSEASEELYEFATEYEIPVVTTMPGTGAFPEDHELSMAGGGMHGTGFANMAMHHSSLLIGIGTRFDDRLTGGIETFAPEAEVVHVDIDPAEISKNVHADYPLIGDAGTVIEQLDDEIEHAPDADEWREQCQTWKAEYPMDYPVPEDRALQPEFVVEALDEATSDRAIVTTGVGQHQMWAWQYWDWLEPRTFVSSNGLGTMGYGLPAAIGARVAADDDQEVICFEGDGSFLMTMQELSVAVRENMDITVAVLNNEYIGMVRQWQDAFFEGRHAASEYGWCPEFDKLAEAFGAHGEAVENYDEVADAVEAAMEYDGPSVIDFRIDPQANVYPMVPSGGNNGKFALNASQLDDI
- the ilvN gene encoding acetolactate synthase small subunit — protein: MSDDIDSKALEGPHPSERPETSRRRNPQGIRIDPDAEAEPDTRQVVLSALVAHEPGVLANVASLFSRRQFNIESLTVGATTDENRARITLVIEEPDPGIEQAKKQLQKLVPVVSVTELPADATRRDLALIKVDGTHPDQVQSLAEMYGGQAVDAGQETVTVEITGSEQKIDAAIDAFERFGIVEIVRTGTAALTRGAERTAPNGPQIAEPESKEVPADD
- the ilvC gene encoding ketol-acid reductoisomerase — its product is MADEFTTTVYRDEDADSTYIEDKTVAVLGYGSQGHAHALNLNDSGVDVIVGLREDSSSWPEAESEGLRVETPDVAAAEADIVQMLVPDTIQPAVYEAIADGLEAGDTLQFAHGFNIHYGQIRPPEDVDVTMVAPKSPGHLVRRTYQRGEGVPGLIAVYQDATGDAKEQSLAYAEAIGCTRAGVIETTFQEEVETDLFGEQAVLCGGVTELMKMGYETLVDAGYSPEMAYFECMNEMKLIVDLIYEDGLMGMWNSVSDTAEYGGITRGEYVVDDEYAREGMEQVLEEVQNGEFAREWITENQTNRPSYKQLRAAEEGHEIEDVGGRLRELFAWEEQREEVPADD
- the leuC gene encoding 3-isopropylmalate dehydratase large subunit, which produces MSDGTLYDKVWENHKVTELPNGQDQLFIGLHLVHEVTSPQAFGMLRERDLNVAYPERTFATTDHIVPTQEEKRKRPLEDEKSEEMLDALETNTGENGITFFDFESGKQGITHVVAPELGLSQPGMTVACGDSHTATHGAFGSIGVGIGTSQIRDVLATGCIAADKQKVRRIEIEGSLGEGVYAKDIILKIIQELGVDGGVGHVYEYGGPAIEELDMEGRLAICNMSIEGGARAGYINPDETTYEYLRGREYVPEGEAFDELVEYWESIKSDADAEYDDVVTINVDDIDPLVTWGINPGQVIEVSEPIPAPSDLPTQTEQEAAEQALDHMELSPGDSMLGYDVDVAFLGTCTNGRVSDFEVAADIIEGQQVPDDVWALAVPGSETVRKECEARGIDQTFIEAGWEWRRAGCSMCLAMNDDKLGADEVCASSSNRNFIGRQGDKDGRTVLMSPAMVAAAAVEGEVTDARRFLDDGPSDVLAADDVEEVAD